A genomic stretch from Pseudomonas sp. MUP55 includes:
- a CDS encoding methyl-accepting chemotaxis protein: MNLKFSHKILLAASGVVVLAFALFTLYNDYLQRNTIRQNLASSIQQSGELTASSVQNWLGGRILVLENLAQNVAHQGSGADLPGLVDQPALTSNFQFTYVGQVNGVFTQRPDAKMPEGYDPRQRPWYKQAVAADKTMLTPPYMAAVGGQIVTIAMPVKKNGELLGVVGGDLSLQTLVKIINSVDFGGIGHAFLVSGDGQVIVSPDQDQVMKNLKDIYPGTQVRIEKVNQDVVLNGQDRILSFTPISGLPGADWYIGLSIDKDKAYAALGKFRTSALIAMLIAVVAIAVLLSLLIQVLLRPLTTMGVAMQDIAQGEGDLTRRLDVTSKDEFGEVGSAFNQFVERIHASISEVSSATRQVHDLSQRVMASSNASIIGSDEQSARTNSVAAAINELGAATQEIARNAADASQHASGASEQADDGRKVVEQTIQAMSELSQKISLSCTQIETLNASTDNIGHILDVIKGISQQTNLLALNAAIEAARAGEAGRGFAVVADEVRNLAHRTQESAEEIHKMITSLQVGSREAVTTMNASQVSSEESVEVANQAGERLVSVTQRIVEIDGMNQSVAAATEEQTAVVETLNVDINQINLLNQQGVANLNETLKDCDALSQQASRLKQLVDSFKI, from the coding sequence ATGAATCTCAAGTTCAGTCATAAAATTCTGTTGGCTGCGTCAGGCGTCGTGGTTCTGGCCTTTGCGCTATTCACGCTCTATAACGATTACCTGCAGCGCAACACGATCAGGCAAAACCTCGCGTCCTCTATCCAGCAATCCGGCGAGTTAACCGCCAGCAGTGTGCAGAACTGGCTCGGTGGTCGCATCCTGGTGCTCGAAAACCTGGCACAAAACGTTGCCCATCAAGGAAGCGGCGCGGACCTTCCGGGATTGGTCGATCAACCGGCACTCACGTCCAACTTCCAGTTCACCTATGTTGGCCAAGTCAACGGTGTGTTCACCCAGCGCCCCGATGCGAAGATGCCAGAGGGCTATGACCCACGTCAGCGCCCTTGGTACAAGCAAGCCGTAGCAGCTGACAAAACCATGCTTACCCCGCCTTATATGGCGGCTGTAGGCGGTCAGATCGTGACGATCGCCATGCCCGTGAAGAAAAATGGTGAGCTGCTGGGTGTGGTGGGGGGAGACTTGAGCCTGCAAACCTTGGTGAAGATCATCAACTCGGTAGATTTTGGCGGTATTGGCCACGCATTCCTGGTCAGTGGTGATGGCCAAGTCATCGTGAGTCCCGACCAGGACCAGGTGATGAAAAACCTCAAGGATATCTACCCTGGCACCCAAGTGCGCATCGAGAAGGTTAACCAGGACGTTGTCCTCAATGGACAAGACCGCATCCTCTCGTTTACGCCAATCAGCGGGTTACCGGGGGCCGACTGGTACATCGGTCTGTCTATCGACAAAGACAAAGCTTACGCCGCACTGGGCAAATTCCGCACCTCAGCCTTGATAGCGATGCTTATTGCCGTGGTGGCGATTGCCGTACTCTTGAGTCTGTTGATCCAAGTGCTGTTGCGTCCACTGACCACCATGGGCGTCGCCATGCAGGACATCGCCCAAGGCGAAGGCGATCTGACCCGCCGCCTCGACGTCACCAGCAAAGACGAGTTCGGCGAAGTCGGTAGCGCATTCAATCAGTTCGTCGAGCGGATCCACGCCTCGATTTCCGAAGTGTCCTCGGCCACACGCCAGGTGCATGACCTGTCCCAGCGCGTGATGGCCTCGTCCAACGCATCCATCATCGGCTCTGACGAACAAAGCGCTCGTACCAACAGCGTGGCGGCCGCTATCAACGAGCTGGGCGCCGCTACCCAGGAAATCGCACGTAACGCCGCTGATGCCTCGCAGCATGCCAGCGGTGCCAGTGAGCAAGCTGACGATGGACGCAAGGTGGTTGAGCAAACCATCCAGGCGATGTCGGAACTGTCGCAGAAAATCAGCCTGTCCTGCACGCAGATCGAAACCCTCAACGCCAGTACCGACAACATCGGCCACATTCTTGATGTGATCAAGGGCATCTCCCAGCAGACCAACCTGCTCGCGCTTAACGCGGCCATCGAAGCGGCCCGTGCCGGCGAAGCTGGGCGTGGGTTTGCCGTGGTTGCTGATGAGGTGCGTAACCTGGCTCACCGTACCCAGGAGTCGGCAGAAGAGATCCACAAAATGATCACTTCCCTGCAAGTGGGCTCGCGTGAAGCCGTGACCACCATGAACGCCAGCCAGGTCTCCAGCGAAGAAAGCGTCGAAGTGGCTAACCAGGCCGGCGAGCGTCTGGTCAGCGTGACACAGCGAATCGTTGAGATCGACGGCATGAACCAATCGGTCGCCGCTGCTACCGAGGAGCAAACGGCAGTGGTTGAAACCCTCAACGTCGACATCAACCAGATCAACCTGCTGAACCAGCAAGGCGTGGCCAACCTCAACGAGACGCTCAAGGACTGCGATGCGCTCTCCCAGCAGGCCAGCCGATTGAAGCAATTGGTCGATAGCTTCAAAATCTGA